The Bacteroidota bacterium sequence AATATGTTCGTACGATTTTTTTCTCATTCTTATTTTTTTCCAACAAGTTTATTCAATGTACATTTCAGATAGTAGCTAAGATGATTCCTTGAAATGCCTGTAACGGAGAAGTAAGCACGAATCACATTAAACCCATACGGAACTAAACGAAAAAACAATGCGTTCCATTTTTCTTCAGCTATTTTTTCAAATACTTCTTGCTGATACACATGCACTTTTCGATTATAGCTGATGAGTTTATCTAACCATTGTCTTGCTTGCCAGACAACCTCTTCTGTTGGTGAAAGAGAAAACTGAGCAAGAATAAATTGATGGAGTCTCAATTCATCTTCCAAAAAATTGAACCCGAAATCTTTCAAAATAATATTATGCACATGGGAATTAATCATCCAGGATTTTGCCGAATATTTTTTTGTGGTATTATGCTCCCCTTTACGGTAAAAATAAAGTACTTCATCAAGGTTGGCAAATTTCATTGCATCTTTTACTTTATAAAAAAAAAGCCAATCTTCAGCCATAGGAAAAGATTCATTATAAAAAAATCCATTCTTGCGTATCGGGTCTAATCTCATAATGATAGTACCGTGATTCATTGTAGTGCTCCAAATCAGCCCGGCTTTTATTTCTTCGTCATCCATGGAGCATCTTGAGATGCTGTCTTGTTGTCCAAATAATTGCATGTGAGTTCCGCATATTCCTATCTCAGAATGATTTTCCATAAATCGATATTGTTTTTCTAACCTCTCAGGATGAGAAATATCATCTCCCTCCATTCTCATCATATATTTGCCGGTTGCATGAACTAACCCAATGTTTGATGCTCTTGCTATTCCTGCATTTTTGTCATTGCTGAATACGCGGATGCGATTATCATAATAAGAATTTATTACCTGTAGGGTTTTGTCAGTGGAGCCATCGTTGATAATAATAAACTCAAAATCAGAAAAATTCTGTTTAAGAATAGATTCAATCGCCTCTCCAACATATTGTTCCACATTGTAAACAGGCATCAATACAGAAACAGCCGGGTTACTCATATATTATTTTGAAAGTATATATCTGATTTTCCTTTTCGCTCTGAATTCAAGCCATGATGTTGGTGCGGCATTTCTTCTCATTTCATTCAGCCAGATTCTTTCTTTTGGGGATAAATCTTCTTTATTAAAATCTATTTTATTTAAAATCAACTTAGAAGAAAGAAAATCGTTCTTTGAAAAAATATTTCTTTTCCATTTTAACAGAAAATGTATTATCATGTGTTCGGCAAGAGAAATATTTATTTTTTCAGCTGGCAGTTCAAATGAATATTCTTTTTTTATTTGACAAACTTCCTGTAGCACCACAGAATATTTTTTCAATCCTATTTTTTTTGAAAGAGAATAAAAAATGCTTCCGATATCATTTACAAAATTCTCATCCCCTTTAAAAGTCTTCGCTTCGTCATGAATACGAAAGGAGGCAATAACATCGTCAGATACGTATATAGATTCATTCCCAAATAAAAATACCATCCTGAGCCATAACTCATAATCCATAGAATAATGCAAATGAGTATTAATGATTCCTGCGCTGCTAATTGCATCTACCGAAAAAAAGGTTGCTGGCTGCGAAATTATCGGTTCGCAAAAACATTGCAGACTATCTGACGGGTTATTTTTTGGTTTAAATAACTGTTTTCGGTTTCCTTTCAGATAATTAAGAGCAAAACAAAAAATTTTCTTGTCTGAATTTTTACGAAACGTGTTGGCAATCTTTTGAAGAGAACCTTCTTCCAGTAAATCATCGCTGTTAATCCAATTAAATAAATCGCCTGTAACTTCATTCAATCCTTTATTAATCGCATCACTTTGTCCCATATCTTTTTCGCTTGTCCAATACTTCAAATATTTTTCATACTTTCTTATAATCTGAACTGAATTATCCGTACTTCCTCCATCAATGATGATATATTCAAGATTTGGATACTTTTGATTGACAATAGAAAGAATTGTCTCTTCAAGATATTCGCCTTGATTGTAGGAAGGAGTAACTATTGAAATTTTCGGATAATTCACAGACAAATTTACCCATAATCCTGATATGGAATTAGTCTTCGCAACAAACAACAAATATAAAATTGAGGAAGTTCAGCATCTTCTTAAGAATGGTTTTAATTTATTGTGTTTAAAAGATATTGGCTGTGATGAAGAATTACCAGAAACAGGAAATACGCTGGAAAAAAATGCAAAGCAGAAAGCAAGATATGTTTACAAAAAATACAAAGCAGATTGTTTTGCAGATGATACTGGTCTTGAAATAGAATCTTTGAATGGAAAACCCGGAGTTCTTTCTGCCCGTTACGCTGGCGAAGAAAAAAATTCTGAGAAGAATATTGAAAAGGTTTTGGAAGAAATGAAAAATACGTCAAATAGATATGCTTCTTTTATTACTGTTATATTATTGATAATCAGAAATAAAGAGTATTTGTTTAAAGGGAAAGTAGATGGAATTATTTTAACCAAAAGGCAAGGACAAAAAGGTTTTGGCTATGATCCTATTTTCATTCCGAATGGGTACAATAAATCATTTGCTGAAATGTCATTGGAAGAAAAAAGTAGAATAAGCCATCGGGCAATCGCAGTAAAGAAACTTGCTAAGTTTTTAAATGAATTGAAACGTTAATTCATAACAACGCTTCTTCAACCGCATTTCCAAAAAGTTCTTTTCTTGATATGCCGGCATATTCTGCCTGTTGTGGAAGCAGACTTCTTTCCGTCATACCGGGAATGCTGTTCACCTCCAGCATATACAGTTTATTTTTCTTTACAATATAATCAATGCGAATCATTCCCTTACATCCAAGCGCTTTATAAATGTATTCGCTTAGATTTTTACATTCTGCTTCAATGACCAGAGGAATTCTTGCCGGAGTAATTTCTTCAGTTGCTTTGTCCTTATACTTCGCATAAAAATCAAAAAACTCTGTATGGCAAACAATTTCAGTAATAGCAAGCGCTTTTACTTTTCCTTTATAGCTGATTACTCCGCAAGTAATTTCTGTTCCTTCAATGAATTCTTCTATTATGGCTTCTTCTCCTTCTTTCAGCGCCAGGTTCACTGCAGGAATTAATTCTTCTTTATGTTTCACTTTAGTGGCACCAATGCTCGATCCGCCTTCATTCGGCTTGACAAAACAAGGGAGAGAAACTTTTGAAAGAATATCATCGGCAGATAGTTTATCTTTTTTATTCGTCACCATTGACTGAGCCGTATTAACTCCTAATCTTCCGAGCGTTGCCACCGTAAATGCTTTATTAAATGTAAGCGAAGAAACCGTTACTCCGCAGCTTGTATAGGGCATTCCAATCATATCAAAATACCCCTGAAGTTTTCCGTCTTCGCCCGGAGTTCCGTGCAGCGCCATGAAGGCACAATCAAATTTTATTCTCTTCCCTCCTACTGCTACTGTAAAATCGTTTTTATCAACTGAGAATTCTTTTCCATCCTGAGAGAGAATCCATTTTTCTTTTGTAAGAATGATTTTATAGCAGTTGTATTTCCCGGCATCAAGGTATTTGATTACCACCTCTGCGCTTTGAAGGGAAATCACCGCTTCTCCTGAATACCCACCCGTTACAACTGCAATATTTTTCTTCATAAAATATTTTTAAATACTGTGAGTTACAGAGTAAATGTAGAAAGTTTGAAACACCTTTAAGAGAGATAATTCATACATTTGTCAATACATCATTGTTAATTTCTGTGAAAGATATTTTACTTTTTCTAAGAAGCAAACGCTTCCGTATTCATTTTATTATCTCGCTTGCTGTAGGATTTCTTATATTATGGGTTTCTTTCAAATCGCTCGGAAGTTTCACGCATCACGGAGAATTAATCACGGTTCCTGATTTTTTAAATGTAAAAATTGACGAACTGGACAAGTTTATTTCCGACAAACACTTGCGATACGAAGTGATTGATTCCGTTTTCGATGCAAAAATTGCTGCAGGAGTAGTGGTTAAGCAGGATCCTGAAAAAAATTCTTCCGTCAAACAAAATAGAATTATATACCTGACCGTTAGTGCCAAGATGGCACCGCTGGTGAAGATGCCGAATCTGGTGGATGCATCCATGAGGCAGGCGCTTGCGATGTTGGATTCATACGGACTTAAAGCGGGAAGAAGAGATTACCGGCCTGACCCCTGTGTTAACTGCGTGCTCGTGCAAACTATGAAAGGAAAAAAAATTGAAGCTGGAGAAATGATTCCGAAAGGAAGCGTAATTGATTTGGTGCTTGGCAAAGGGCAGGAAGGGGAACTAATGAATATTCCCTGTGTGGTTGGATTAACACATCAGGAAGCTTCGGCTAAACTTGCTGAGAATGGAATGAGCGAAGGTGCGGTGATTTGCAACGACTGTAAAACTTCTTCCGATAAAGAAAATGCAAAAGTGTATAAGCAAAGTCCCGTTTGTTCTTCAGATGCGCTGATCAATCCGGGCACTTCGGTTGATTTATATATGAGCACAAAAATCATTACAACAACTGCTGATACAACTGATAATGAATAAAAAACAAGTTACAGGTTATCCCGAATGGACTCCTCCCCGAAGGGGACTCCTTCGGAGTTCGGAGCAGTTGCAGGTTACTACATGCTGGCAGAAATCCATCTTGCTGTTTTCATTATTCATCATTCATCATTCATTTTGTTTTTCTCAAGAGGTATTAATGGATTTAACCACAAACCCTGTTGTCGTAAAAAAATATAATGAAGTAAGAAACTCAACTCTCAGAATCAATCCCGTAAAACTTGATACTGTTTCGCTTCCTTTTCTGGATGATTTTTCAAAAGATGATATTTATCCCGATGCTTTTCTCTGGCTCGACAGCAATGTATTCATCAACCGTGATTATCCCATTGCTCCGCCAACGCTTGGAGTTGCAACGTTTGATGGCGTGAGTAAATCAGGTTGCC is a genomic window containing:
- a CDS encoding glycosyltransferase family 2 protein gives rise to the protein MSNPAVSVLMPVYNVEQYVGEAIESILKQNFSDFEFIIINDGSTDKTLQVINSYYDNRIRVFSNDKNAGIARASNIGLVHATGKYMMRMEGDDISHPERLEKQYRFMENHSEIGICGTHMQLFGQQDSISRCSMDDEEIKAGLIWSTTMNHGTIIMRLDPIRKNGFFYNESFPMAEDWLFFYKVKDAMKFANLDEVLYFYRKGEHNTTKKYSAKSWMINSHVHNIILKDFGFNFLEDELRLHQFILAQFSLSPTEEVVWQARQWLDKLISYNRKVHVYQQEVFEKIAEEKWNALFFRLVPYGFNVIRAYFSVTGISRNHLSYYLKCTLNKLVGKK
- a CDS encoding glycosyltransferase, with translation MNYPKISIVTPSYNQGEYLEETILSIVNQKYPNLEYIIIDGGSTDNSVQIIRKYEKYLKYWTSEKDMGQSDAINKGLNEVTGDLFNWINSDDLLEEGSLQKIANTFRKNSDKKIFCFALNYLKGNRKQLFKPKNNPSDSLQCFCEPIISQPATFFSVDAISSAGIINTHLHYSMDYELWLRMVFLFGNESIYVSDDVIASFRIHDEAKTFKGDENFVNDIGSIFYSLSKKIGLKKYSVVLQEVCQIKKEYSFELPAEKINISLAEHMIIHFLLKWKRNIFSKNDFLSSKLILNKIDFNKEDLSPKERIWLNEMRRNAAPTSWLEFRAKRKIRYILSK
- a CDS encoding non-canonical purine NTP diphosphatase — encoded protein: MELVFATNNKYKIEEVQHLLKNGFNLLCLKDIGCDEELPETGNTLEKNAKQKARYVYKKYKADCFADDTGLEIESLNGKPGVLSARYAGEEKNSEKNIEKVLEEMKNTSNRYASFITVILLIIRNKEYLFKGKVDGIILTKRQGQKGFGYDPIFIPNGYNKSFAEMSLEEKSRISHRAIAVKKLAKFLNELKR
- a CDS encoding D-alanine--D-alanine ligase codes for the protein MKKNIAVVTGGYSGEAVISLQSAEVVIKYLDAGKYNCYKIILTKEKWILSQDGKEFSVDKNDFTVAVGGKRIKFDCAFMALHGTPGEDGKLQGYFDMIGMPYTSCGVTVSSLTFNKAFTVATLGRLGVNTAQSMVTNKKDKLSADDILSKVSLPCFVKPNEGGSSIGATKVKHKEELIPAVNLALKEGEEAIIEEFIEGTEITCGVISYKGKVKALAITEIVCHTEFFDFYAKYKDKATEEITPARIPLVIEAECKNLSEYIYKALGCKGMIRIDYIVKKNKLYMLEVNSIPGMTERSLLPQQAEYAGISRKELFGNAVEEALL
- a CDS encoding PASTA domain-containing protein — its product is MKDILLFLRSKRFRIHFIISLAVGFLILWVSFKSLGSFTHHGELITVPDFLNVKIDELDKFISDKHLRYEVIDSVFDAKIAAGVVVKQDPEKNSSVKQNRIIYLTVSAKMAPLVKMPNLVDASMRQALAMLDSYGLKAGRRDYRPDPCVNCVLVQTMKGKKIEAGEMIPKGSVIDLVLGKGQEGELMNIPCVVGLTHQEASAKLAENGMSEGAVICNDCKTSSDKENAKVYKQSPVCSSDALINPGTSVDLYMSTKIITTTADTTDNE